A window from Gossypium raimondii isolate GPD5lz chromosome 7, ASM2569854v1, whole genome shotgun sequence encodes these proteins:
- the LOC105803050 gene encoding phenylalanine N-monooxygenase CYP79D16 encodes MEICYSMFIAPFTTMLSFSTVLVFITFALSHLFKLQWQRNAQKPKQPSLPPGPKPWPIVGNLPEFIINKKKTSVSHWIHSFMKEMNTEIACIRLGNVHVIPVTCPEISLQFMRKQDAIFASRPLTMATDVLSKGHLTTIFTPLGDQWRKMKRVMVSEMLSHERHRWLHEKRVEEADNLVRYVLNQCKNGDEGGLVDLRLVAQHYCCNVTRKLIFNKRYLGEGKADGGPGFEEEEYVHAIFALVFHLYSFCISDYLPFLRGLDLEGHEKIVEDATSVLEKYNNPIIEDRIQQWRDGKKHEPQDLLDVFVSLTDDDNGTPLLSADEIKAQVNEIMIAAVDNPSNNLEWALAEMLNKPETLQKARDELDNVVGKDRLVQESDIPQLNYIKACAREAFRLHPVAPFSPPHVSVTDTTVADYFIPKGSHVIVSRVGLGRNPKVWNEPGEFKPERHLQDCNKGEEVVLEEPDLRLFTFGRGRRGCPGVVLGSSMITMMLGRLLQGFDWSIPINQGTIDLCPGRGVPFLAKPLLAVAKPRLPPMSTLFQLKVKYSD; translated from the exons ATGGAAATCTGTTACTCTATGTTCATCGCTCCTTTTACAACAATGCTAAGCTTCTCCACCGTACTTGTTTTCATCACTTTTGCTTTGAGTCACCTCTTTAAGCTTCAATGGCAGCGCAATGCCCAAAAGCCTAAACAGCCCTCTCTTCCGCCTGGCCCTAAACCTTGGCCTATTGTGGGAAACCTCCCTGAATTCATCATAAACAAGAAGAAAACTTCGGTGTCTCATTGGATACACAGTTTCATGAAAGAAATGAACACCGAAATTGCTTGTATTCGTCTAGGAAATGTTCATGTGATTCCCGTTACTTGTCCTGAAATCAGTCTCCAATTCATGAGAAAACAGGATGCTATTTTTGCTTCAAGACCCCTTACCATGGCCACTGATGTCCTCTCAAAAGGGCACTTAACCACTATTTTTACACCCTTAGGAGATCAGtggagaaaaatgaagagagtTATGGTCAGCGAGATGCTTTCACATGAAAGACATCGATGGCTTCACGAGAAAAGAGTTGAAGAAGCTGATAACCTCGTGCGTTACGTTCTTAACCAATGCAAAAATGGTGATGAAGGCGGCCTTGTAGACTTAAGACTGGTTGCCCAACACTATTGTTGCAATGTGACGAGGAAGTTGATCTTTAATAAAAGATACTTGGGAGAAGGGAAAGCAGATGGTGGACCTGGTTTTGAGGAAGAAGAATACGTCCACGCCATTTTCGCTTTAGTCTTTCATCTTTATTCCTTTTGTATATCCGATTACTTGCCATTTTTGAGAGGCCTCGACCTGGAGGGGCATGAGAAAATCGTGGAGGACGCAACTAGTGTTCTAGAGAAATATAACAATCCCATTATTGAAGACAGGATTCAACAATGGAGAGATGGCAAGAAACATGAACCCCAAGACTTGCTTGATGTTTTCGTTTCTTTGACTGATGATGACAATGGTACCCCACTACTGTCAGCGGACGAGATCAAAGCTCAAGTTAAT GAAATTATGATTGCAGCAGTGGATAATCCATCAAATAACTTAGAATGGGCACTTGCGGAGATGTTAAATAAACCAGAGACCCTACAGAAAGCTAGAGACGAATTAGATAATGTGGTTGGAAAAGATAGGTTAGTACAAGAATCTGATATCCCACAACTTAACTATATTAAGGCATGCGCCAGAGAAGCCTTTAGACTCCATCCCGTTGCACCATTTAGCCCTCCTCACGTGTCCGTGACTGATACAACAGTGGCCGACTACTTCATCCCTAAGGGTAGCCATGTGATAGTTAGTCGGGTTGGGCTTGGTCGAAACCCTAAAGTTTGGAACGAGCCAGGCGAGTTCAAGCCAGAACGTCACCTCCAGGATTGTAATAAAGGCGAAGAAGTGGTGCTTGAAGAGCCAGATTTGCGGTTGTTTACATTCGGTAGAGGACGGAGAGGGTGCCCTGGAGTGGTGCTTGGAAGCTCGATGATTACCATGATGCTTGGGAGGCTATTGCAAGGATTCGATTGGAGCATCCCGATTAACCAGGGAACCATTGATCTTTGTCCAGGAAGGGGAGTTCCCTTTCTGGCTAAACCACTGCTTGCTGTTGCAAAGCCACGATTGCCACCCATGTCTACTCTTTTTCAGCTGAAAGTGAAATACAGTGATTAA